From the genome of Thauera chlorobenzoica:
CCCTTGCTCTGGCCAGAAAGCTACGCATCCACCCAGCCATTGTGGCCGGCCGCGTACGTCATGAGACCGGAAACTGGCGGCTGCTCACCAACCTTAAGGGCGAAGTTCGCAGGTATTTCGAGTAAGCATCATGGAGAAACGATGAACACCGCGCATGCACGCGGCCTCGAGTGATGCACCGCCCATTCGAGGCCAGCAAAGGAAAGCCCACAGTTCAGAAGCGTCCTGGTAAGACATGAACTGTGGGCCTAGGCGGTACAACTTGATGTGGTAGTCGAGCGCGCCAACGCTCTGCTGCCACCGGCACGGTGGTGAGGGCACCCCTCTGCCCCCCGCGACGCATACTCGCTTAAACAAGTAGTACCGCATGGTATCACGCGGTACTACAACGATGCATCGCGGGCCGGATATTGCCTTCGTTCCTTATATAGGACACGAACATGTCGGCACGTCTCATCCAACGCCGCAAGACCGTCCGCGTGCGCGCCTACGTTCGCACCCGCTTCGGCAACCGCGAACATGTGTGCGCACACTGGCGCTCGCATCCGGGTCAACTGACCCTGTTCTAAGCAGTACAAAGCCCGCCCGGGCTCCTTCTCGGGCGGGCTTTTTACGCCTATCCCTCCGGCCTTACATACACATACCGCCGCGCCCCCTTCGCCATGCGCTGTTTGCGCCAGCCCAGCCGCGCCATGATGTAGCCGAGGCGGGTTTGGGCGCCGTGAAAATCGCTGTGGCCGGGGGTGAGGCCGATGGCGCCGGACAGGATGTCCTGTGATTCGAAGTGGTTGCGGGCGGCCTGCTCGGGGGCGTCCAGCCAGGCGGAAACGCGGCTGGCGGTGCCGTCGTCGTGAGAAATGGCGCGCAGGCGGGTGTCTGCGCTGACGGCCGGGGCGCTGGCGGCAAGGTCGGCGTCGGTAACGCCGAGCTCTTCCATGAGGTCGATGCCGGTGTGGCGCAGGGTGGCGGCGTTGGCCGAGCGGGCCGCGTGGGCGTGGCCCAGGCGCAGCCCCTGTGCTGCGCGCAGCAGGCCGTTGAAGCTGCGGGTGGCCGCCACGATGTGATCGGCCCGGTGCGCCACCGAGGTGGGCAGGCCGGGTGCCGCTGCCACGCCCGCCGCCGAATCGCGCAGATCGAAGAAGGCCCGGACCAGCGCCTTCTTGAACCCGCGCACGATGTCGCTGTTGCGCATGTAGGTGAGCAGCAGCGTCGCCTGGGGTTCGTTGAGGAAGGCGATCTCTTGCCGCTGCGTTCCGCCTGCGGTTTCAAAGGGTCGGATTTCAAATCCAACCCTTCCGAACTCTTCCAGATCTTCAAGGTACTTCCGTACCAGCTTGATAACTGATGCGTGCTCAACTTCAGTGCCTTCGGCGATCGCAAGGCTCGTAGTCACCAGTTCACCAGCGCGCTCGATCACGATCTCTGGCATGTGCAGGTCAGGCAGCATTCTGGCCTCCGTTCGCATGCGAGCCACGCTTACCGGGGCGGCCGCGCCGGGGTGGTACCACGCCGGGAATCGAAGCCTTGAAGGCGGCAAAACACGCATCTTGCTGTGCGGCGAAGTAGCGGCCCCACTCCACTTGGCCGGCTTTATCGCGCAGCGTCCAGCGACCGAAGGGAGCGAGGTTGAGCGCCAAGTTAGGCATCGCCTTTCTCCGTGGCGAAAATTTCGTTCAATTCAGTAAGGCAGTTGACCAAATCGCTGTGAAGATGGTCTGCGCACACCTGCAGGGACTCTTTATTAAAATCTCCGGCATCGCCATAGCGCAGCATGTGACGCTTGTAATAAGCATTGAGCAACTTCAGTTCTGATGTTGATTGGCTCGACAAGAATGGTCCGCCCGCGTTTCGATCAACCTCAGCAACAAGAACCTCCAGATCATGACCGAAATCCTTTCGTAGGATTGGCTCGTACTTTCCATAGTCATGGGCTAATAGCAAAGCTTTTCCTATGCATTCGAGCCCTTGGCACAATAAATGTAGATAGACGAACCTGTGCCCTTCGTATGCTTTGACCAATCCGCCGGCCATGACAAAACTGCGGCCCTTTTCGTACATAGGAATGGTAATACGCACGCGAGCCCCCTTGCGATACCTAACGTAGAGGTAACCGGCGCGAAGCCGGATTTATCGGCGGAGCGTCCGAGTTAACCGCCATGTTAGGAGTTCATGTGCGTAGAAAGCGAGCCGAATAGTGTCTTAAGCTGCATTGCGTATTCTTCCTTGAGTTCCAATTTTTCGTTTAGCAATCCTTGAACCTCGTCCGTAGCTTTGCGCGGTGGTTTTGTGCGAATGTCCTTGGCCGGGATACATGCAAAGTGGAATTCCGGAAATTCGAGCGCCGCCTTATCCCGCTCTTCGGTCTTGTCTCCATCAAATAGGCCTGCCACCTTCTTGTATCCAAGGTCTTTAAGAATCCGACATAGATGCCGGATGTTGCTAGCGCCGCCAGCACCCCAGCCGAAAAAATTCCCTGTGATCTCTGCTTTTACCTGTTCCGCTACCCGTGGCAATAGCAGAACATCTTCTTGCCCTTCAGTCAGGATTATTTGATCTTCCTGAAAAAATAGCTCGCGCGCATCAAGACCAAACACGTGTGGGTTGTACAAGTTTCCCTCTGATAGCCGGCTGATTGAGTCTTTCGCTGCAGCAGAAACTTCGTAGATTATTGTGCCTTCGTCCCCTGTCGCCACACGAGCCAAGTGGCCACCATTTGAAAGTGCTTTGAGGTCGACGAAATATGGGGAATGGGTTGAAACAACAATCTGCCTATCTTTCGCAAATCTACACAGCAAGTTGGCAACTCTCTTTTGAAGGGCGGGGTGAAGAGAAAGTTCTGGCTCGTCGATTACGATGACGTCTCCAGGCTTCGAGTCGTAAAGGGAGTCGACTATGGAAAAAATGCTTACGATTCCTTCACCCATTCCATCACTTGAATGTGAGTCATCCCCGTTAAAGAACTTCAGAAAATACTGTCCTTGGTCGGACTGGTCTATCGACCA
Proteins encoded in this window:
- a CDS encoding Rha family transcriptional regulator, whose translation is MLPDLHMPEIVIERAGELVTTSLAIAEGTEVEHASVIKLVRKYLEDLEEFGRVGFEIRPFETAGGTQRQEIAFLNEPQATLLLTYMRNSDIVRGFKKALVRAFFDLRDSAAGVAAAPGLPTSVAHRADHIVAATRSFNGLLRAAQGLRLGHAHAARSANAATLRHTGIDLMEELGVTDADLAASAPAVSADTRLRAISHDDGTASRVSAWLDAPEQAARNHFESQDILSGAIGLTPGHSDFHGAQTRLGYIMARLGWRKQRMAKGARRYVYVRPEG
- a CDS encoding ATP-dependent nuclease produces the protein MALTRMEILGFRGFRTLGTINFSVPNGEIGSGLTVITGPNNAGKSSILECLKARAGHQPPSFTVGARNANVEEVGIKYVINGKEETIKSIKKGASETKKEGVDSNFHVFVLPSRRAFNPYFGRSEHSREQHLNNSTLTPQRSSMLSGFEYRLFTVLKNQTAFNEILHEVLTFKPEWSIDQSDQGQYFLKFFNGDDSHSSDGMGEGIVSIFSIVDSLYDSKPGDVIVIDEPELSLHPALQKRVANLLCRFAKDRQIVVSTHSPYFVDLKALSNGGHLARVATGDEGTIIYEVSAAAKDSISRLSEGNLYNPHVFGLDARELFFQEDQIILTEGQEDVLLLPRVAEQVKAEITGNFFGWGAGGASNIRHLCRILKDLGYKKVAGLFDGDKTEERDKAALEFPEFHFACIPAKDIRTKPPRKATDEVQGLLNEKLELKEEYAMQLKTLFGSLSTHMNS